The Streptomyces sp. M92 nucleotide sequence GGCGCGGCTGGTGTTCGGGGGGCTGCGCAAGCCGTCCTGAGCGGGCGGCTCGTCGGTATCCCTGGTGGCCTCGGTATCCCCGGTGGCCTCGGTATCCCCGGTATCCCCGGTGGCCCCGGTGGCCTCGGCGGCCCCGGCGGTCCGGAGGTCAGCCCTGCGGCTCCAGGTCCTCGGTCTCGAACACCAGCAGGGTGCGGGTGCTGAGCACCTCGGGGATGGCCTGGAGGCGGGTGAGTACCAGCTCGCGCAGGGCCCGGTTGTCGGGGGTGTGGACCAGGAGCAGGACGTCGAAGTCGCCGCCCACCAGGGCGATGTGCGAGGCCCCGGGGAGCTGCCGCAGCTGTGCGCGGACGGTGCGCCAGGAGTTCTGGACGATCTTCAGGGTGATGTACGCCGACGTGCCGTGCCCGGCCCGTTCGTGGTCGACGCGGGCGCCGAAGCCGCGGATGACGCCGTCCTCGACGAGCCGGTTGATGCGGGCGTAGGCGTTCGCGCGGGAGACGTGGACCCGTTCGGCGACCGAGCGTATCGAGGCGCGGCCGTCCGCCTGGAGCATGCGCAGGATGTCCTGATCGATGGCGTCCAGCGGGCGCGGGGGCGGCGGGGCCGCGGAGTCCTCGGGACCGGCGGCGTCGTCCGGGCGTTCGGCCATTTGTTCAGATGCCATGTCCCCCCGCCTTCTTACGATGGACGTACTGCGTCCATCTCAGGCTGTGGAGAACCGTTTGTCCACAGCCTGGGGCCGCCTGTAGCCAAAATGTGCCGACGACCGAACAATCGGTAGGTGAGGCCCGTCACACCCGTGACGAGCCCGGAGCCGCTCCCACGAGGAGGTGCCGTCATGACGGTCATGGAGCAGCGGGGCGCGTACCGGCCCACACCGCCGCCCGCCTGGCAGCCCCGTACCGACCCCGCGCCGCTGCTGCCCGACGCGGAGCCGTACCGCGTCCTCGGCACGAAGGCCGCCGAGCAGGCCGACCCCGGACTGCTGCGCACCCTGTACGCCCGGCTGGTCCACGGCCGCCGCTACAACGCGCAGGCCACGGCGCTGACCAAGCAGGGCCGGCTGGCCGTCTACCCCTCCAGCACCGGCCAGGAGGCCTGCGAGGTCGCCGCCGCGCTGGCCCTTCAGGAGCGCGACTGGCTCTTCCCCAGCTACCGCGACACCCTCGCCGTCGTCGCCCGCGGCGTCGACCCCGTCGAGGCCCTCACCCTGCTGCGCGGCGACTGGCACACCGGCTACGACCCCCGCGAGCACCGGGTCGCCCCCCTGTCCACGCCGCTCGCCACCCAGCTCCCGCACGCCGTGGGCCTCGCGCACGCCGCCCGGCTGAGGGGCGACGACGTGGTCGCCCTCGCCATGGTCGGCGACGGCGGCACCAGCGAGGGCGACTTCCACGAGGCGCTGAACTTCGCCGCCGTCTGGCGGGCGCCGGTCGTCTTCCTCGTGCAGAACAACGGCTTCGCGATCTCCGTGCCGCTCGCCAAGCAGACCGCCGCCCCGTCGCTGGCCCACAAGGCCGTCGGCTACGGAATGCCCGGCCGCCTGGTCGACGGCAACGACGCCGTCGCCGTGCACGAGGTCCTTTCCGACGCCGTCCGGCACGCCCGCGCGGGCGGCGGCCCCACGCTGGTCGAGGCGATCACGTACCGCGTGGAGGCCCACACCAACGCCGACGACGCCACGCGCTACCGGGGGGACGCCGAGGTCGAGGCCTGGCGCCGGCACGACCCGGTCGAGCTGCTGGAGCGGGAGCTGACCGAGCGCGGCCTGCTGGACGAGGACGGCGTCGCGGCCGCCCGCGAGGAGGCCGAGACCATGGCCGCCGACCTGCGCGCCCGCATGAACCAGGACCCGGCCCTCGATCCCATGGACCTGTTCGCCCACGTCTACGCCGAGCCCACCGGGCAGCTGCGCGAGCAGCGGGACCTGCTGCGCGCCGAGCTGGCGGCGGAGGCCGAGGCGGAGACCGGTTCCGCGTCCGGTTCCGTGTCCGGGGCATCCGAAGGGGGACAGCGATGACCACGGTCGCCGTCAAGCCGGCCACCATGGCGCAGGCCCTCACCCGCGCGCTGCGCGACGCCATGGCCGCCGACCCGAGCGTGCACGTCATGGGCGAGGACGTGGGCACCCTCGGCGGCGTCTTCCGGGTCACCGACGGACTCGCGAAGGAGTTCGGCGAGGACCGCTGCACCGACACCCCGCTCGCCGAGGCCGGCATCCTCGGCACCGCCGTCGGCATGGCGATGTACGGGCTGCGCCCGGTCGTGGAGATGCAGTTCGACGCCTTCGCCTACCCGGCGTTCGAGCAGGTCGTCAGCCACGTCACCAAGATGCGCAACCGCACGCGCGGGAAGCTGGCCCTGCCGCTGACCATCCGTGTC carries:
- the pdhA gene encoding pyruvate dehydrogenase (acetyl-transferring) E1 component subunit alpha; its protein translation is MTVMEQRGAYRPTPPPAWQPRTDPAPLLPDAEPYRVLGTKAAEQADPGLLRTLYARLVHGRRYNAQATALTKQGRLAVYPSSTGQEACEVAAALALQERDWLFPSYRDTLAVVARGVDPVEALTLLRGDWHTGYDPREHRVAPLSTPLATQLPHAVGLAHAARLRGDDVVALAMVGDGGTSEGDFHEALNFAAVWRAPVVFLVQNNGFAISVPLAKQTAAPSLAHKAVGYGMPGRLVDGNDAVAVHEVLSDAVRHARAGGGPTLVEAITYRVEAHTNADDATRYRGDAEVEAWRRHDPVELLERELTERGLLDEDGVAAAREEAETMAADLRARMNQDPALDPMDLFAHVYAEPTGQLREQRDLLRAELAAEAEAETGSASGSVSGASEGGQR
- a CDS encoding Lrp/AsnC family transcriptional regulator, with amino-acid sequence MASEQMAERPDDAAGPEDSAAPPPPRPLDAIDQDILRMLQADGRASIRSVAERVHVSRANAYARINRLVEDGVIRGFGARVDHERAGHGTSAYITLKIVQNSWRTVRAQLRQLPGASHIALVGGDFDVLLLVHTPDNRALRELVLTRLQAIPEVLSTRTLLVFETEDLEPQG